One Gloeothece verrucosa PCC 7822 DNA window includes the following coding sequences:
- the gcvT gene encoding glycine cleavage system aminomethyltransferase GcvT has product MANPDPSSQPLLRTPLYTLTLEQKAKLTAFAGWEMPVQFSGLKQEHQAVRTQAGMFDISHMGKFIFKGQDIIKQLQELVPSNLSRIQAGQAQYTVLLNPQGGIIDDIIVYYQGEKNGQQEVTLIVNAATTEKDKTWILEHISQSVEFADLSQEKALIAVQGPQAESFLQSFVKEDLSGVKLFEHLKATLLDQPGFIARTGYTGEDGFEIMVDPEIAQQLWRKLSDAGVTPCGLGARDTLRLEAALALYGQDIDDTTTPLEAGLGWLVHLKTLKEDFIGRSVLEKQKAQGVSRRLVGVEMEGRYIARHGYPVISNSKIVGEVTSGTLSPTLGIPVALAYVPTELSEVGQKLEIEIRGKTYPGKVVKKPFYRSPNKAS; this is encoded by the coding sequence GTGGCAAACCCAGACCCATCTTCTCAACCCCTCCTACGCACTCCCCTCTATACCCTCACCCTAGAACAAAAAGCCAAATTAACAGCTTTTGCCGGTTGGGAGATGCCAGTACAATTTAGTGGCCTTAAGCAAGAACATCAGGCAGTACGCACCCAAGCCGGTATGTTTGACATCTCCCACATGGGAAAATTTATCTTTAAAGGCCAAGACATTATTAAACAGTTACAAGAGTTAGTCCCCTCTAACTTAAGCCGCATCCAAGCCGGCCAAGCCCAGTATACTGTTCTGTTGAATCCCCAAGGCGGTATCATCGACGATATTATCGTTTACTATCAAGGCGAAAAAAATGGTCAGCAAGAAGTCACCTTAATTGTCAATGCTGCCACCACCGAGAAAGATAAAACCTGGATCTTAGAGCATATTTCCCAGTCAGTAGAATTTGCCGACCTTTCACAAGAAAAAGCCTTAATTGCTGTTCAAGGTCCACAAGCGGAATCTTTTTTACAATCCTTCGTCAAAGAAGATTTATCTGGCGTTAAACTATTTGAACATTTGAAAGCAACCCTATTAGATCAACCTGGGTTTATAGCTAGGACAGGATACACCGGCGAGGATGGGTTTGAGATCATGGTAGATCCAGAGATTGCCCAACAATTATGGCGTAAGTTGTCAGATGCGGGTGTAACCCCTTGCGGGTTGGGCGCTAGAGATACCCTTCGCCTAGAAGCCGCCTTAGCCTTATATGGACAAGATATCGATGATACCACTACGCCGCTAGAAGCCGGTTTAGGCTGGTTGGTGCATTTAAAGACCCTAAAAGAGGATTTTATTGGTAGATCCGTATTAGAAAAACAAAAAGCTCAAGGAGTCAGTCGCCGCTTAGTCGGGGTGGAAATGGAAGGACGATATATTGCGCGTCATGGCTATCCCGTGATCTCTAATAGCAAAATAGTCGGAGAAGTGACGAGCGGCACATTATCCCCCACTTTAGGAATTCCGGTGGCATTGGCTTATGTTCCCACAGAATTAAGCGAAGTCGGACAGAAATTAGAAATAGAAATTCGCGGAAAAACTTACCCCGGAAAAGTGGTTAAAAAACCTTTTTATCGTTCACCGAATAAAGCTAGTTAA
- a CDS encoding RidA family protein, with protein MLEYITLSDTLPPVGPYSHAVRAGDFLFVTGQLSENPETGEIHRGAIADQTRQVMENLKIVLAHAGTSFERVVMARIFLTDFRDYQQVNAIYLSYFPQNRLPGRTTVGVLALAGGGDVEIDLIVYCGE; from the coding sequence ATGCTCGAATATATCACCTTATCAGATACTTTACCTCCCGTTGGCCCCTATTCTCATGCCGTACGTGCGGGAGATTTTTTATTTGTCACCGGACAGTTGTCAGAAAACCCCGAAACCGGTGAAATTCATCGAGGAGCGATCGCCGATCAAACCCGCCAAGTAATGGAAAATTTAAAAATCGTATTGGCGCACGCGGGGACTAGCTTTGAGCGAGTAGTCATGGCGCGTATTTTTCTGACAGATTTTAGAGATTATCAACAGGTTAATGCAATTTATCTTTCTTATTTCCCTCAAAATCGGTTGCCGGGGCGCACAACTGTCGGGGTTTTAGCTTTAGCTGGAGGAGGCGATGTAGAAATTGATTTAATTGTTTATTGTGGGGAATAA